A portion of the Glycine max cultivar Williams 82 chromosome 10, Glycine_max_v4.0, whole genome shotgun sequence genome contains these proteins:
- the LOC100785423 gene encoding LOW QUALITY PROTEIN: cytochrome P450 71D8-like (The sequence of the model RefSeq protein was modified relative to this genomic sequence to represent the inferred CDS: deleted 1 base in 1 codon) — protein MEAQSYLLLIGLFFVLHWLAKCYKSSVSQKLPPGPKKLPIIGNLHQLAEAGSLPHHALRDLAKKYGPLMHLQLGEISAVIASSPKMAKEIVKTHDVSFLQRPHLVFGQMISYGGLGIAFAPYGDHWRQMRKMCATELLSTKRVQSFASIREDEAAKFIDSIRESAGSPINLTSRIFSLICASISRVSFGGIYKEQDEFVVSLIRKIVESGGGFDLADVFPSIPFLYFLTGKMTRLKKLHKQVDKVLENIIREHQEKNKIAKEDGAELEDQDFIDLLLRIQQDDTLDIQMTTNNIKALILDIFAAGTDTSASTLEWAMAEMMRNPRVREKAQAELRQAFREKEIIHESDLEQLTYLKLVIKETFRVHPPTPLLLPRECSQPTIIDGYEIPAKTKVMVNAYAICKDSQYWIDADRFVPERFEGSSIDFKGNNFNYLPFGGGRRICPGMTLGLASIMLPLALLLYHFNWELPNKMKPEEMNMDEHFGLAIGRKNELHLIPNVNL, from the exons ATGGAAGCTCAAAGCTACTTGTTGCTTATTGGCTTGTTCTTTGTATTGCATTGGCTTGCCAAATGTTACAAAAGTAGTGTCTCTCAGAAACTTCCACCAGGACCAAAGAAACTACCCATCATAGGGAACCTGCATCAACTAGCAGAAGCAGGTTCACTTCCACACCATGCTCTGAGAGATCTTGCCAAAAAATATGGACCCCTCATGCACCTCCAACTTGGTGAAATTTCAGCAGTGATTGCATCCTCCCCAAAGATGGCCAAGGAAATAGTGAAAACACATGATGTTTCTTTTCTTCAGAGACCCCATCTTGTTTTTGGTCAAATGATATCCTACGGGGGATTGGGCATTGCTTTTGCTCCATATGGTGATCACTGGAGACAAATGAGGAAAATGTGTGCCACGGAGCTTCTGAGCACCAAAAGAGTTCAGTCTTTTGCTTCCATTAGAGAAGACGAGGCAGCAAAGTTTATCGACTCCATTCGCGAATCTGCTGGTTCGCCTATCAATCTCACCAGTAGAATTTTCTCATTGATATGTGCCTCAATTTCCAGGGTATCATTCGGTGGCATATACAAGGAGCAAGATGAGTTTGTTGTGTCTTTGATCCGAAAAATCGTAGAATCCGGGGGAGGATTCGACCTTGCTGATGTCTTTCCTTCAATTCCATTCTTATATTTC CTAACTGGAAAGATGACCAGATTGAAGAAGTTGCACAAGCAGGTTGACAAGGTCCTGGAAAACATCATCAGAGAGcatcaagaaaagaacaaaattgcaaAAGAAGATGGAGCTGAATTAGAGGACCAAGATTTTATTGATCTTCTTCTCAGAATCCAACAAGATGACACTCTCGACATCCAAATGACGACTAACAACATCAAAGCTTTGATATTG GACATATTTGCTGCTGGAACTGATACTTCAGCATCAACACTAGAGTGGGCTATGGCAGAAATGATGAGAAATCCAAGAGTGAGGGAGAAAGCACAAGCTGAATTGAGACAAGCTTTTCGAGAAAAGGAAATAATTCATGAAAGTGATCTAGAGCAACTTACTTATTTGAAGTTGGTGATCAAAGAGACATTCAGGGTACACCCACCTACTCCTTTATTGCTCCCTAGAGAATGCTCTCAACCAACCATCATTGATGGCTATGAAATACCTGCCAAAACTAAAGTCATGGTAAATGCATACGCAATTTGTAAGGATTCCCAATATTGGATTGATGCTGATAGGTTTGTCCCTGAAAGGTTCGAGGGTAGTTCTATCGATTTCAAAGGGAATAACTTTAACTATCTCCCTTTTGGGGGAGGACGAAGAATATGCCCAGGCATGACATTGGGTTTAGCTAGCATTATGCTTCCACTAGCTCTACTACTGTATCACTTCAACTGGGAACTCCCAAACAAGATGAAACCTGAGGAAATGAATATGGATGAACACTTCGGATTGGCTATTGGGAGGAAAAATGAATTGCATTTGATTCCCAATGTTAATTTATGA